Proteins encoded in a region of the Planococcus shixiaomingii genome:
- a CDS encoding LysM peptidoglycan-binding domain-containing protein: MKKQIITFTAVAALSVGLASQASANSAYKVESGDTLWSISQEQNVSVDQLKGWNGLSSDIIYPSQELEVAGQAKQQVAAEKSSYIVQSGDTLFKIAQAHGISLDALMSWNGITGHWIYPGDKLVVKGGSPISVPKPVESAAPAEKVEKAAAPAKQAAAAPAKKEAVIKASAEPVSGKEMTVTATAYTAFCAGCSGITATGQDLRSNPNQKVIAVDPTVIPLGSKVWVEGYGTAIAGDTGGAIKGNKIDLFIPSQDAAMDFGRKTVKIKILN; this comes from the coding sequence ATGAAAAAACAAATTATCACGTTCACGGCAGTTGCGGCATTAAGTGTAGGGCTAGCGAGCCAAGCTAGCGCTAATTCAGCGTATAAAGTAGAATCCGGGGACACGCTTTGGAGTATTTCTCAAGAGCAGAACGTATCAGTGGATCAATTAAAAGGATGGAATGGTTTGTCATCGGACATCATCTATCCTAGTCAAGAGCTTGAAGTAGCAGGACAAGCAAAACAACAAGTAGCAGCGGAAAAATCTTCGTACATAGTACAAAGTGGAGATACGCTATTTAAGATCGCTCAAGCACACGGCATTTCATTGGATGCATTAATGAGCTGGAACGGCATTACAGGGCATTGGATTTATCCAGGAGATAAATTAGTAGTTAAAGGTGGATCACCAATTTCGGTGCCGAAACCAGTTGAATCAGCAGCACCAGCAGAAAAAGTAGAAAAAGCAGCGGCTCCAGCTAAACAAGCGGCAGCAGCGCCGGCTAAAAAAGAAGCAGTGATAAAAGCATCTGCAGAACCGGTTTCTGGTAAAGAAATGACAGTAACTGCAACAGCTTATACAGCATTTTGTGCAGGTTGTTCAGGAATTACAGCTACAGGACAGGATCTTCGTTCAAATCCGAACCAAAAAGTAATCGCTGTAGACCCTACAGTTATTCCACTTGGCTCTAAAGTTTGGGTAGAAGGTTATGGAACAGCGATCGCTGGAGATACTGGCGGAGCAATCAAAGGAAACAAAATTGATTTGTTCATCCCATCACAAGATGCAGCTATGGATTTTGGCCGCAAAACAGTTAAAATCAAAATTTTAAACTAA
- a CDS encoding gluconate 2-dehydrogenase subunit 3 family protein codes for MAKKEKNFSRRDFLKTSGIATGALIGGGLIGGLIGSNVSGNSGAGTASPAPGTANQGQMSVRGLQFFKNDVEFQVLSQAAERIFPEDDLGPGAIGLGVPYFIDQQLAGAYGENSKEYMQGPFFEGESTQGYQSRLKRNEMFRQGLILMQTEAQRRFNKDFVELDGGQMDEILTAFQEDELEMKGVSSLFFFRLFRMAVLEGAYADPIYGGNQNMDGWRMKGFPGHQASYINQIESEEFAEIEPKSIGNMNH; via the coding sequence ATGGCAAAGAAAGAAAAGAACTTCTCTAGACGCGACTTTTTGAAAACTTCCGGAATTGCCACAGGTGCTTTAATAGGCGGCGGTTTAATAGGCGGTTTGATCGGTTCGAATGTTTCTGGCAATAGTGGCGCGGGCACAGCTTCGCCTGCTCCAGGAACTGCTAACCAAGGGCAAATGAGTGTGCGGGGACTTCAATTTTTCAAAAACGATGTTGAATTTCAGGTACTTTCGCAAGCGGCAGAGCGAATTTTTCCAGAAGATGATTTAGGGCCTGGAGCTATCGGGCTTGGGGTGCCGTATTTTATTGATCAGCAATTAGCCGGGGCTTATGGTGAAAATTCAAAAGAATACATGCAGGGTCCTTTTTTTGAAGGAGAAAGTACACAAGGTTATCAAAGTCGCCTGAAAAGAAATGAAATGTTCCGCCAGGGGCTTATCCTCATGCAAACAGAAGCACAACGGCGTTTCAATAAGGATTTTGTAGAACTTGATGGCGGACAAATGGATGAAATTTTAACGGCTTTCCAAGAAGATGAATTAGAAATGAAAGGGGTTTCTTCTCTCTTCTTCTTCAGACTGTTCCGAATGGCTGTGTTAGAAGGAGCTTATGCAGACCCTATCTATGGCGGCAATCAGAATATGGATGGCTGGAGAATGAAAGGTTTTCCAGGTCATCAAGCATCTTATATCAATCAAATAGAAAGCGAAGAATTTGCGGAGATAGAACCCAAATCGATTGGCAACATGAACCATTAA
- a CDS encoding GMC family oxidoreductase, translating to MVTTLDKVDVVTVGVGWTGGIIAAECAKEGLKVVGLERGRERSTQDFSMVHDEYRYAIRYELMQDLSKETVTFRNNRKQRALPMRQMGSFLLGEGLGGSGTHWNGQNWRFLPYDFQIKSMTEEKYGKNKLSADYTLQDWGITYDELEPYFDRFEKTAGISGEATNPFWGQRSAEYPTPPMKKTPILQRFETASKNLGYSPFMLPSANLSETYKNPDGKTINACQYCGFCERFGCEYGAKSSPEITVVPTALETGNFEIKFNANAVEILKEGDKVTGVKYVDTVTFEEFIQPAEVVVLTSYMMNNAKLLMVSKIGEQYDPETGRGTLGKNYAYQILPGASGFFDEQMNVFMGAGALGMTVDDFNGDNFDHNDLDFIHGASLSITQTGLRPILTNPIPPDTPSWGADFKKASIHNYTRTLSVGGQGASMPHKENYMSLDGTYKDIYGVPLLQLTYNFTDQDRALHAYLTEKAAGIMQEMGAKTVVGGNPISDYDIVPYQTTHNTGGTMMGSSRDDSVVNNYLQHWDAENLFVVGAGNFAHNGGYNPTGTVGALAYRCAEGIIKYSKDGGTLV from the coding sequence ATGGTGACAACATTAGATAAAGTCGATGTAGTGACGGTAGGAGTGGGTTGGACGGGCGGAATCATTGCTGCTGAATGCGCAAAAGAAGGGCTTAAAGTAGTGGGGCTTGAACGCGGGCGCGAACGCAGCACACAAGATTTTTCAATGGTCCATGACGAATATCGGTACGCTATCCGGTATGAGCTGATGCAGGATTTGTCGAAAGAAACGGTGACCTTCCGAAATAACCGGAAACAGCGGGCATTGCCGATGCGGCAAATGGGATCATTTCTGCTTGGAGAAGGACTGGGCGGATCCGGGACTCACTGGAACGGGCAGAACTGGCGGTTTTTGCCTTATGATTTTCAAATTAAATCAATGACTGAAGAAAAGTACGGAAAAAATAAACTTTCAGCAGACTACACTCTTCAGGATTGGGGAATTACGTATGATGAATTAGAGCCTTATTTTGACCGCTTTGAAAAAACGGCCGGAATTTCTGGCGAGGCCACAAATCCCTTTTGGGGACAGCGCTCTGCTGAGTACCCGACTCCTCCAATGAAAAAAACGCCAATCTTGCAGAGATTCGAAACGGCTTCGAAAAATCTTGGCTATTCACCTTTTATGTTGCCATCAGCAAACTTATCGGAAACGTATAAAAATCCGGATGGAAAAACGATTAACGCTTGCCAATATTGCGGTTTCTGTGAACGCTTTGGCTGTGAATATGGAGCGAAGTCTTCTCCAGAAATCACCGTTGTTCCAACAGCTTTAGAAACGGGCAACTTTGAGATTAAATTTAATGCCAATGCCGTGGAAATCTTAAAAGAAGGCGATAAAGTAACGGGAGTCAAATACGTGGATACCGTCACTTTTGAAGAATTCATTCAACCGGCAGAAGTGGTTGTGTTGACGAGTTACATGATGAATAACGCCAAACTTTTAATGGTCTCGAAAATTGGTGAACAATACGATCCGGAAACCGGACGCGGAACGTTGGGCAAGAATTATGCTTATCAAATTTTACCGGGCGCTTCTGGATTTTTTGATGAACAAATGAATGTCTTTATGGGCGCTGGGGCGCTTGGCATGACAGTTGACGATTTTAACGGCGACAACTTTGACCATAATGACTTGGATTTTATCCATGGAGCTAGTTTGTCCATCACTCAAACAGGCCTTCGCCCAATCCTAACCAACCCGATTCCGCCTGATACCCCATCTTGGGGAGCGGATTTCAAAAAAGCTTCCATCCATAATTACACAAGAACGTTAAGCGTCGGCGGACAAGGGGCTTCGATGCCACATAAAGAAAACTATATGTCCTTAGACGGCACATACAAAGACATTTACGGAGTGCCTTTACTGCAATTAACATACAACTTCACTGATCAGGATAGAGCATTGCACGCTTATTTAACTGAAAAAGCTGCAGGCATCATGCAGGAAATGGGAGCTAAAACGGTAGTAGGCGGAAATCCGATTTCCGACTATGATATTGTCCCTTACCAGACCACACATAACACCGGTGGTACGATGATGGGCTCAAGCCGTGACGATAGTGTCGTCAACAACTATTTGCAGCACTGGGATGCTGAAAACTTATTTGTTGTAGGAGCCGGAAATTTTGCCCATAACGGTGGATACAATCCGACAGGAACGGTAGGAGCGCTTGCTTACCGGTGTGCAGAAGGAATCATTAAATACAGCAAAGACGGGGGAACCCTCGTTTAA
- the tatA gene encoding twin-arginine translocase TatA/TatE family subunit — protein sequence MFSSIGVPGLIVILIIVLILFGPKKLPEIGGAVGKTLAEFKRSTKGIMDDDETPAQKPAQATIQPPLPTPVEVTAAEEKKSETL from the coding sequence ATGTTTTCATCCATTGGAGTTCCAGGGTTAATCGTTATTTTAATTATTGTCCTTATTCTTTTCGGACCGAAAAAACTGCCGGAAATCGGTGGCGCTGTTGGAAAGACGCTAGCAGAATTCAAACGTTCCACAAAAGGGATTATGGATGATGACGAAACACCGGCACAGAAACCGGCACAAGCAACTATTCAACCGCCGCTGCCAACTCCTGTAGAGGTTACAGCAGCTGAAGAGAAAAAATCTGAAACATTATGA
- the tatC gene encoding twin-arginine translocase subunit TatC yields MDPYGEKKLISPLHKKAARPEESVEQIKMETPRQPEPPMVPAEEDTHLETLIDHLGELRKQLIKSAFVFLFFLIVVFSTINYWFPYVVKGHDLVILGPMEVIRFYTSISMTLALGLSLPFLCYFLWQFVKPGLKEEESKFIGLYSPVMLFLFLIGVAFGYFVVNPLSYNFLLGMGAVNFAVMISASEYIHFLIITTVPLGLMFELPIVALFLSSIGLLTSANMKKIRKWSYLVITIVAAVITPPDFLSQFIIMIPMIILYETSIYLIKRIETKKANMESSAV; encoded by the coding sequence ATGGATCCGTATGGAGAGAAAAAACTCATAAGCCCGTTGCATAAAAAAGCGGCTCGGCCTGAAGAATCTGTAGAACAAATAAAGATGGAAACTCCACGACAACCAGAACCGCCAATGGTGCCTGCGGAAGAAGACACGCATTTGGAAACCTTGATTGATCATCTAGGAGAATTAAGGAAGCAGCTTATCAAAAGCGCTTTTGTTTTCTTATTCTTTTTAATCGTAGTATTTTCTACAATCAACTACTGGTTTCCTTATGTTGTAAAAGGACATGATTTGGTCATTTTAGGACCCATGGAAGTTATCAGGTTTTATACATCTATATCCATGACATTGGCTCTTGGGCTTTCGTTGCCTTTCCTTTGCTATTTCTTATGGCAATTTGTGAAACCGGGATTAAAAGAGGAAGAATCGAAATTCATCGGCTTGTATTCGCCGGTTATGCTTTTCCTTTTTCTTATCGGTGTCGCTTTCGGCTATTTTGTGGTCAATCCACTGAGCTACAATTTTTTGCTTGGAATGGGAGCGGTCAATTTTGCGGTAATGATTTCAGCGAGCGAATATATCCATTTCTTAATCATCACTACCGTTCCATTAGGCTTGATGTTTGAATTGCCGATTGTCGCTTTGTTTCTATCTTCAATCGGATTGCTTACTTCAGCTAATATGAAAAAAATTCGAAAATGGTCCTATTTGGTTATCACAATCGTAGCTGCTGTCATCACACCACCTGACTTTCTTAGCCAATTTATTATTATGATTCCAATGATCATTTTATACGAAACAAGCATTTACTTGATCAAGCGCATTGAAACAAAAAAAGCGAATATGGAATCATCCGCTGTCTAA
- a CDS encoding GNAT family N-acetyltransferase, whose protein sequence is MTVKLREIKDLTTVDVSNLVEESEAEGYRFLKRLVSQYEDGTNTFNKAGEVLYGVWDDKEQLVAIGGLNRDPYSTKGGIGRLRRFYISQHVRRQGIGTMLLKAIVDHGRGHFNEVVVRTDSATADAFYRANGFSADLGLPEATHSLRLDDAYSKAAE, encoded by the coding sequence ATGACCGTAAAATTAAGGGAAATCAAAGATTTAACAACGGTAGATGTCTCGAATTTAGTGGAGGAAAGCGAAGCTGAAGGATATCGTTTTCTTAAGCGATTGGTCAGCCAATATGAAGATGGCACCAATACGTTCAATAAAGCAGGAGAAGTGCTATATGGTGTGTGGGATGACAAAGAACAGTTAGTAGCCATCGGCGGTTTAAACCGCGATCCTTATTCAACTAAAGGCGGCATCGGAAGGCTTCGCCGGTTCTATATTTCGCAGCATGTACGCAGGCAAGGCATCGGCACAATGCTGTTAAAAGCAATCGTCGATCATGGCCGCGGCCATTTTAACGAAGTTGTGGTGCGGACGGATTCTGCTACTGCAGATGCTTTTTACCGGGCCAATGGATTTTCTGCAGACCTTGGACTGCCGGAAGCCACGCATAGTCTTCGGTTAGATGACGCTTACAGTAAAGCAGCTGAATAA
- a CDS encoding GrpB family protein, giving the protein MRRVTVTDYNPEWETQFELAAAEIRKVLGEECVAVYHIGSTSVQGLAAKPVIDLMPVVRDIQKIDRFNEEMAKIGFVAKGENGLTGRRYFQKGGDERTHHVHVYQEGNKEIARHLVFCNYLRENPRVAEEYGTLKKKLAKEHPYDIQKYIEGKEPLVIQIEKRAMGEI; this is encoded by the coding sequence ATGAGAAGAGTGACTGTGACTGACTATAACCCGGAGTGGGAAACCCAATTTGAATTAGCCGCAGCTGAAATTCGAAAAGTTTTGGGTGAAGAATGCGTGGCAGTTTATCATATTGGCAGCACCTCGGTTCAAGGACTGGCCGCAAAACCGGTAATTGATTTGATGCCAGTGGTAAGAGACATTCAAAAAATCGATCGTTTCAATGAAGAAATGGCTAAAATCGGCTTTGTTGCCAAAGGGGAAAATGGGCTTACGGGCAGGCGGTATTTCCAAAAAGGCGGGGATGAGCGAACACATCACGTTCACGTATATCAAGAAGGGAACAAAGAAATAGCACGCCATTTGGTTTTCTGTAATTATCTTAGAGAAAACCCCCGGGTAGCAGAAGAATATGGTACGTTAAAAAAGAAATTAGCTAAAGAGCATCCTTATGATATTCAGAAGTATATTGAAGGAAAAGAGCCGTTAGTGATTCAAATTGAAAAACGAGCAATGGGAGAGATTTGA
- a CDS encoding NUDIX hydrolase yields MSNWKGAAGVCVNEKNEVLLVLQGPPGEEKKWGVPSGGQEAGETLQESCEREFAEETGLTVRALEELMVKSGTYEDAAVSFELHYFEVEVTGGEITLLEGDEWIAEVAWKPISELSELDLAYPDDIPLIQSLVKN; encoded by the coding sequence ATGTCGAACTGGAAAGGCGCGGCAGGCGTCTGCGTCAACGAAAAAAACGAAGTATTGCTAGTGCTGCAAGGGCCTCCTGGAGAAGAGAAAAAATGGGGAGTGCCATCAGGGGGACAAGAAGCGGGAGAAACGCTACAAGAAAGCTGCGAGCGGGAATTCGCGGAGGAAACAGGTTTGACGGTTCGGGCTCTTGAAGAACTTATGGTGAAAAGCGGAACTTATGAAGATGCCGCTGTATCGTTTGAGCTCCATTATTTTGAAGTGGAAGTGACGGGCGGAGAAATTACTTTACTTGAAGGCGATGAATGGATTGCGGAGGTCGCCTGGAAACCGATTAGTGAACTTTCGGAGTTGGATTTGGCTTATCCGGACGATATTCCGCTAATCCAATCGCTAGTCAAAAACTAA
- a CDS encoding magnesium transporter CorA family protein — MMPQHAFKDAIWQEGDLDELNFQTFMPTNKVMHSWIKECGEITVNVLHTETSNPGHEAIWGSLVFRQSQQQRSAKDVFHFYLSREALVTNELAFETDEDLDEEAILRQMQNASSSIELMMIMLGKMSNAILRKIDLFEERLHNLLWAIEEKNNRQTFEEIQSVRHEIFLWKHLVIGFLEIKMAIPEVFGKAVQEEPEFYRTSTRIDRCSMLVESYEDEINNLVDMENVLASYRGNEIAKTLTVLATLFTPLMAFGGLWGMNFINMPELQLSFGYPIALTIIITTTVVLYLYLKRRGWIGDVLKTADPKSKYNA; from the coding sequence ATGATGCCACAGCACGCATTCAAAGATGCAATTTGGCAAGAAGGGGATTTAGATGAACTGAATTTCCAGACTTTCATGCCGACAAATAAGGTAATGCATTCATGGATTAAGGAATGCGGAGAAATTACAGTCAACGTTTTACATACTGAAACTTCCAATCCTGGCCATGAAGCTATTTGGGGCTCGTTAGTATTCAGGCAAAGCCAGCAGCAGCGAAGTGCCAAAGATGTCTTTCATTTTTACTTATCCAGGGAGGCATTGGTGACGAACGAACTGGCTTTTGAAACAGACGAAGACCTGGACGAAGAAGCCATTCTTAGGCAAATGCAAAATGCTTCTTCTTCAATCGAACTTATGATGATTATGCTTGGGAAAATGTCCAATGCCATCCTGCGGAAAATTGACCTTTTCGAAGAACGGCTCCACAATTTATTGTGGGCAATCGAAGAAAAAAACAATAGACAGACATTTGAGGAAATCCAGAGCGTCCGCCATGAGATTTTTTTGTGGAAACATCTTGTTATTGGCTTTTTGGAAATTAAAATGGCTATACCGGAAGTGTTTGGAAAAGCGGTGCAAGAAGAGCCGGAATTTTACCGCACATCTACGCGAATAGACCGTTGCTCAATGTTGGTCGAGTCATATGAAGATGAAATCAATAACTTGGTTGACATGGAAAACGTACTTGCCAGTTATCGAGGAAATGAAATTGCTAAAACGTTGACAGTCTTGGCGACCCTGTTCACTCCCCTCATGGCATTTGGTGGATTATGGGGGATGAATTTCATTAATATGCCGGAACTGCAGTTGTCATTTGGTTACCCCATTGCTCTTACCATTATTATCACAACAACTGTAGTTTTGTATCTTTACTTGAAGAGACGCGGCTGGATCGGCGATGTCTTGAAAACTGCCGATCCGAAGTCGAAATACAACGCTTAG
- the abc-f gene encoding ribosomal protection-like ABC-F family protein yields the protein MIISQFQQIMCHFATQKLFNHIKGEVAEGQRIGLVGRNGEGKTTLLNVLAGNLQPTEGSVTWKKGSAIGLLKQSPDEAGELTVYELLSAVFSELAAIQDQLATMEKGMATASPEEMERLLLRYGKVQDDFIQRGGYEIDVRIDQVLNGLKIKQLKFEEWRYLSGGERTKVGLAKLLLQEPDLLLLDEPTNHLDLEAIEWLAGFIAHYKGTIVLVSHDRYFLDETVTHIWELDQGDLIQYKGNYSAYVKEREARLLVEFQQYQDQQKKIQKMKETIKRLKEWANRANPPNAGMHRRAKSMEKALARIEVLDRPVLSKKQMALDFQTKDRSGKDVVRMEDVWKEFGDRILFHDVSLHIRYGERVAIVGSNGTGKTTLLNMILGRESVDAGEIRLGSGLSIGYLSQHTLEMDNDRTIIQEFRDVVPVSEYDARPLLAKFLFFGNMVFQPVRQLSGGERMRLRLAQLMHMNHNLLVLDEPTNHLDLEAKEVMEEALADFPGTIISVSHDRYFLDKLFPVTYWLHNETIERFDGNYTFAREKKKAVAVK from the coding sequence ATGATTATTAGCCAATTTCAACAAATTATGTGCCATTTCGCAACACAAAAATTATTCAACCATATAAAAGGAGAAGTTGCGGAAGGGCAGCGGATCGGCTTGGTAGGGCGCAATGGCGAAGGGAAAACAACCTTGCTGAATGTGCTGGCCGGCAATTTGCAGCCGACTGAAGGATCAGTGACCTGGAAAAAAGGAAGTGCTATCGGATTATTAAAGCAATCTCCAGACGAAGCGGGAGAGTTGACGGTTTACGAATTGCTTTCGGCTGTCTTTTCAGAACTTGCGGCTATCCAAGACCAGTTGGCAACTATGGAAAAGGGGATGGCAACAGCTTCTCCGGAAGAAATGGAACGGCTGCTCTTACGTTACGGTAAGGTTCAGGATGACTTTATTCAGCGGGGCGGTTATGAAATCGACGTCCGAATCGATCAAGTGCTGAATGGGTTGAAAATCAAACAATTGAAGTTCGAGGAGTGGCGGTATTTAAGCGGAGGCGAACGCACGAAGGTAGGTCTCGCCAAGTTGCTGCTGCAAGAACCGGATTTGCTGTTGCTTGATGAACCGACCAACCATTTGGATTTGGAAGCTATTGAGTGGCTTGCAGGGTTTATTGCCCATTATAAAGGGACAATTGTGCTGGTTTCGCATGACCGCTACTTCCTTGATGAAACGGTGACCCACATTTGGGAGCTCGATCAAGGGGATTTGATCCAATACAAAGGAAATTATTCAGCTTACGTCAAAGAACGTGAGGCCCGACTGTTGGTTGAATTCCAGCAGTATCAAGACCAGCAAAAGAAAATCCAGAAAATGAAAGAAACAATCAAGCGGCTGAAAGAATGGGCGAACCGGGCGAATCCGCCAAACGCGGGAATGCACAGAAGAGCCAAGAGTATGGAGAAAGCACTGGCGCGAATCGAAGTGCTGGATCGGCCTGTGTTGTCGAAAAAACAGATGGCGCTTGATTTTCAAACGAAAGACCGAAGCGGTAAAGATGTGGTGCGGATGGAAGATGTGTGGAAAGAGTTCGGTGATCGGATTTTATTCCATGATGTTTCCCTGCATATCCGCTATGGAGAACGCGTGGCGATTGTCGGATCCAACGGAACGGGGAAAACTACGCTGCTGAATATGATTTTGGGTAGGGAATCTGTGGATGCGGGAGAAATTCGGCTTGGCAGTGGCCTGTCGATCGGCTATTTGTCTCAACATACGCTCGAAATGGACAATGACCGGACAATCATCCAAGAATTTCGAGATGTCGTTCCGGTTTCCGAGTATGATGCCCGGCCGCTGTTGGCGAAATTTTTGTTTTTTGGCAATATGGTGTTTCAACCGGTCCGACAATTAAGCGGTGGAGAGCGGATGCGGCTCAGATTGGCCCAGCTGATGCATATGAACCACAACTTGCTTGTTTTAGACGAACCGACCAACCATCTAGATTTAGAAGCGAAAGAAGTTATGGAAGAAGCACTCGCTGATTTTCCGGGAACCATCATTTCAGTCTCGCATGACCGCTAT